A segment of the Trifolium pratense cultivar HEN17-A07 linkage group LG7, ARS_RC_1.1, whole genome shotgun sequence genome:
AATTTAAAACACTGAGttgatacaaaaataataataataataataataataataataataataataataataataagggttaTATTATAACTAAAACACTGAGCAGCATAATTGTTTTCCGAAAGCGagcaacataaaataaaaactcaatTAGCACTTAAAAATTGTtacaaattttgtaaaaaaaaaaaagtactaattAATAAGCATGGTTGcgtcaaaaaattaataagcatggtttatttaaaaaaatgggatggtatatattaacataaaatgtacaattttattttaaatcataataaattataaaggataaaattaaattttaaataaaataacaagggtaaaagaggaagaaaaaatgataagttagaAACTATAAACTCAGAAACTCTTGAAATAGCTTCTGGAAAATAAGCTAATAAAACAAGTTATAAGCTCTTTTTAAAAAGATTATTATCAAACAagttttttagcttataaaccataaaacaaaagttaaaagttaatttttttgtcttgcTAAACTGAGCCTAAATACTAGTAAAGTCTATAATCAGTGTCAATATTCAATACTAGTAATAACAACTTTTGCTAGGTTCTTTACCCCTAGTTGTTACCTTACCTAGTTGTTTGATTCTTTTGgtcttactccctccgtcccaaaaagaatgacccagttgaccgaaacacgcatgccaatgcataactttggcgactaatatctttaattgtataatagtaaaaattataaaaaattgatattttgaaaatactcatcgagacgaatctaacaacatcttatatgttaatatttatttttatttattagtagaaaaatatggtcaaaacaatatatatgaatagtgcatatattcaaaatgggtcattctttttgggacggagggagtatttgtcTGCTGGttctttctttctacttttccttttttctttgcACACTTTTATGCTATAAGATCGAATACAATTATCCCCCATTCTtcttaaaatataagaactagttgacccttcaaaaaaaaaaagaactagtTGACCACTGCACATATatcgatgcataactttgattaagaatatactctctccgtcccaaattataagggaaaataaaagaatcacacttattaagaaaaagtaaaacatgagaatttgaagtatgattttgtgggttttccttggaataagttgcataggaagatgtaaaaataatttttattggttgttgtttattgagaaaatgagagagaggagaaattaaatgcaatttgcatttaattttatgaaaataaggaaaaaacattcttgaaaatgattttttctcttataatttgggacaaaaaaaatggttttttttcccttataatttgggacggagggagtatttaattGCCCATTAGTAaatattatagaaatttgatattttgaaaatactcgtcgaaacaaatcaaacaaaatcttatatgataatatttacatttatatactattaaaaaaatactgtcaaaacaagacatatgaatagtacatttaGTCAAATaaggtcttataaaatgggtCGGAGGGATTAAGATAAAATATTTGCTTTATAGTAGTTCATTCTAATTTTGAATAATTTcttttggaatatttttttttggttacatttcttttataataaagaaTATCTAGAACCGACTTTATTGGGTATAAGAATTTCTTAATCTTTCTTTAGGTACTTTAATCAGTTACCTAAACCTTTAGACTTCTCATACCTAATCGTGCATATCTCACTCCATCTATATCTCTATCTCACAATATTGTTATGTTTTTAATAAGGTAACATGTCATgtttttaatattctttttgGAAATAAAACCCACTTAATTGTTTACAAGTGAATTGATGACGAGGATAATAAGTTGTTCCTCAAtgtgctggggaggctgtttatgttaatatatctcattttggtttcttcaaaaaaaaaaaaagttgttcctcaattttaaaacttataatttataatttctactCAATTTTACCCATGTTATtcttaattgaaaaaattaaatattcatgaaataaatatttttgtatgtcattttttatttatcaactacttcaatcgttaattttactaaatattataaattgaaGCAGTTAACTTATACGCGCTAACTAATTTATCAACTAAAAAATATTTCCTctggtcactattataaataaacaaaaaaacagtTTGTAAGATCATTGAAAAATTAGTACTAAAAAAagatttcattttataatataaatcaaatacataaatatttaatatacactaaaaaaataattttttatttataacaatGACCGGATGAAGTACTCcattcgtcccaaaatataagaaccaTTTGACCACTGTACGTACACCAttgcataattttgattacgaataccTTTAATTGTCTATctgtaaaaattatagaaagttgatattttgaaaatactcgtcgaaacaaattaaacaagatcttatatgataatatttacatttatattcttttagaaaaatacgatcaaaacaagacatatgatAATACATTTAATCAAATGAGGTCTTTTAAAATGAGACGGAAGGAGTATGTTACAACCGGACAAAACTTTAATACGAGACATTTAGATTATTTAATCAACCAATTAGTGTGCTGTATTgatgttttaaaatttgaccAACATACTATAATGTCTACTACATGCAAAACAAGACAAGTTTCCAGAAACGATGATAACCAATTTAACTAATCTTATCATTGTCTTGATTCCAACACAAGTTCACATTGTTTTTTGCTTGTTGCTTGGATATATGGTGTACATTTgtctttttgtcaaaaatgtttGGTTTATTTAATTGTTCTGCCTATCGAAgaaaatcaacacatcaattaTATATTACTTCCTCCTCCGATCTCTTTTGTAAGTAAATACTATGCTTATTAAGAAGTTAATTTTTTGTCTTgtttttgtgtaaaatttctatTACAATTTCTAAAATGACATTAAAACATGTGccttatatgcacatgttaacaacaccctcaaaattaaaataattaatccttTTTGGATTTATTTCGTATAAAATTTACATAGCTAGCATTCAATTTACTAGTtttaaataatactccctccggtcctttttataaggaacactttgaaaaaatcacacagaccaaggaaacacatttaacatagttattttcatttaatactcttataaatttaaatttattccatgtttacccttatttaattactttttattcaactaacttacttatttttaaattctctttcataataaataagggcataagtgaaattgaacatttagaacatttgaaaattggtcaaagtttcttataaaaaggaccaaatttttttcccaaagtgttccttataataaggaccggagggagtaaatattaataattttttagtctaaATAGAAAAAGTGCACGTTGCAATTTAATATACACCTTCATATTTTTAGGTTAAATTAGCTAGTATAGAATTGTTGAAATAGTTGAAACCTTAAACCCAACTTTGCAACAAGTTAATTTGATATCATAATTGTTAGATTTAGAATAGTTATAGTTAGTCAATTCATCAAGGTATTATATTCTTCAACGTCCTTTGTCCAATATCTCAAAATATATGACATATAATTATCATAACAGAGCAAAACAGATCTTACAAACACTACATCAAATATGGCCATAGTGTACAAAGTACAAACCTATCACCATTCACCACAAGAAAGCACAACATGTATGTgcctctaacacactctttatTACTAGGTACCTTTCTTATGAAACTagtgttaattaaattatttagtaTGAGCTAACACCACCATCTTCTGAAGAATCTCTTGTCACTTTTGTAGCAAGACCAGAATTTCCATTAACAAAGTTACACTGTGTTCTAATTTCACCTTGAGATCCAGTTAACACTCCAATATTACCCATTTTAACCATTGAGACCTTAAAGTTTTCAAAGAAAAGGGTTTGATTGTTGTTGAAACTATCAACAATGGCAACTGTGTCTGCGCCGCTCGTGGAGGACAACTCTTGATCACTCTGAAACAAGCCCTTTCCAATTTTGAGGTTGGAGTAGTAGGCGGAGTCAAATGTATCAGGAGTAGTTAGGTCCAAATTGGTGAGGGTGGTACCAGGTCCATTATTGGGACATATTGATTGTAGTGTTTGTAAGTAGGTTGTGTTGAGAGTTGGATCAGGATTTCCAGTATTGCTGAAATTATATAAACGGTCTACGAAGAATTTGCATTGACCTCTACCAATTGTATGGGCACCTAAaagttatcaaataaaaatatatacaattagACACACAAATATTGATATATCATGAAGTATATATATTAACTCAATAACCTTTTCAAATATCTCTAAAGACATTTATAAAATGGTCAAAATGGTGTCACTTTAGTTAATCATAATTCCTCCgttcttcaattttcttttaaaaagataaagacGTGTGCGTACACACAATTTTTATACCTGAGAGTGCAACTAGATCAGTAGTGTTGAGACCTTGAGCAACAAATGCAGATTTTAGTTGAGTAAGGTTGAATGATGGACCTGGAAGGTTTTGATTAGCAAGGGTTTGATTTGCCGTTAAACTATCTCTCCTTCCAAGTGGAACTTTCCAATTAGGACCATCAGACTGTAGATTatatgttgttaaaaaaatgataattacaAGCAAAAAAGGAAAGCAAAAATAACATCAACATTTACCAGCAACATTTTGGATTTTAATATATCATTGATGGTAAACTCTAATATGAACATGGTCTACAATGGACTATATTGatagaaatattaaaaattacaaCGATTACAAATGTCGTCTCTTACATCAAGATGTTAATGAtcttcataatttttataattaaaaagatGAGTTAATTGATActgatttgattaaaacaacGAAAAATAAGTATACATCAATCAATTAGGTTATGGTCCATACCAGAATAGAGGAAATTTGAGCAGCAAGTGCAAGAATATCAGCACAAGAAACTGTATTAGGACATGCACTTTCCACCGCGGTTTTGATTCGATTCACAACATCCAAACCTCTTATTGAGTTGTTATTAGGCACAGCTCCTTGCTCACTCACAATTGTAGAAGTGTCATTTAGCAAAATTGACGCATCACAACCCTttcaaaaataccaaaattaagTAAGACTTTGTGTTTAATCATTGAGTTTTGACTATGAAACGTCAAATTAACTTTGTCCATATTTAGATGACTGATCAAATGATAAAATCACTACGTATACTTTAAAACTTCAACACAATCACAAGTGTATGTTAATCTtattgtgattttgtcaaactagCGTTGActaaaaaatgtatctaattaataaaaaaaaatgtaaatacaTACCTGAACAAAACAATCGTGAAAGTGAAGTCTAATAAAACTGGCAAGAATACGAGGATCTGTCTTAGAAACGTTCCTTATTACTTCGCGAACAATGGAATGAACTTTCGGACAAGAATCCCTATAGAAGGAAGGATCAAGCTGTGCATCTGAAGAGAAGGGTAATCCTCCAAGTACAAATGCTACACAGCATAGAGCTGTCAATGTGAGATGAAAAGAAGAATTCATTATAACTTTTCTTAAGTTTTGAACTCTAAAACTTGTGCTTACCACATATGTAGTtgatatctatttatttatagagAGAAAAATTGGCATGTGAATGCATTGTCCCTGCATTTCATTTCTAGATTTAGTTGTTTAAAttaacaatatttaatttttcaataataGAGAAAAATATGTGCAACTTGCTGTCTATCATGAGCAGGTACATGTTGAAATGAACTGCTACGTCAAtgaaaaaagttataaaatatgacaacacttttttctttttccttttttcattttgaatcttgctttttatttttttttaattttttattttattttattttattttaatttttatatgaaggATACTTTAattctttggtttttttttacttatttaactCTTTTATTCTTATTCATTATAGTTGTTTTCATTGTTATGCTTTTAcatatatgttatttattttaccTATTGTgttcttaattaaaaaaaataaatattaattaaataaatattttttaatgttattttttatttatcatctAATTAGACCactaattttactaaacattATAAATTGAGTCAGCTAACTTATCTATTATCAATTAGTTTATCCACCATATAAATTAACTTATGCTACAAATCaaaatcttaatcttaataagAGAGAGACGCATGGATAATTTAATCAACCAAGTATGCTGTATTGAAGATTTAAAAAATTGACCAacatttgttcaaaaaaaataaaacatataaattgattaacattagtttaaaaaataatgtgcACATGCAAAACCAAACTAGTTTCCAGAATGATGCTAACCAATTTAAATTATGCCCTTTAATATTCTCCTAACTAATTTTATCAAGGTATATGCCATTGTCTTGATTCCAACACAAGTTCACATTGTCACAAAGTGTTTGGTTCATTTAATTGTTTTGCCCCGTTGAAAAAAATCAAGTACTGTACAATATTTCATGTGGTTCGATGCCCTTAGCTATAATTTTATtagtaaatttaatataatttagttcttgataaaaaaatattaacctcACTAATAATTTATATCTGAATCCCCTGCTGCTAGTAACATGTTAATTATTTGGGCTCCAACCCctctttgtaataaaaaaatgttaattatttgATATCATAATTATTAGTTAGAAATTTAGAATAGTTATAGTTAGTCAAGTCATCAAGGTATATTAAATTCTTCAATGTGCTTACCATATCTCAAAATATATGacacatatataataattatcatAACAGAGGAAAACAGATCTTACAACACCACATCAATGGTCATAGTGTACAAAGTACAAATCTATCGCCACATGAAAGCACAACATGTATGTGCCTCTAGAATACACTCTTTATTACTAGGTACCTTTCTTATCAAACTTGTGTTAATTAAATTACTTAGTATGAGCTAACACCACCATCGTCTGAGGAATAATCTCTAGTGACTTTTGTAGCAAGACCAGAATTTCCATTAATAAAGTTACATTGTTTTCTAATTTCACCTTGAGATCCGGTTAACACTCCAACATTACCCATTTTAATCATTGAGGCCTTAAAGTTTTCAAAGAAAAGGGTTTGATTGTTGTTAAAACTATTGACAATGGCTATGGTGTCTGCGCCGCTTGTGGAAAACAACTCTTGATCACTCTGAAACAAGCCCTTTCCAATTTTGAGGTTGGAGTAGTAGGCAGAGTCGAATGTATCGGGAGTGGTTAGGTCCAAATTGGTGAGGGTGGTACCGGGTCCATTATTGGGACATATTGATTTCAATGTTTGTAAGTAGGTTGTGTTGAGAGTTGGATCAGGATTGCCAGTATTGCTAAAATTATATAATCTGTCAACGAAGAATTTGCACTGACCTCTACCAATTGTATGAGCACCTGAAATgttttcaaatcaaaacataTACAATTAGACACACATATAGATGCATAATGTAATTAATccattttccttttaaaaagTTAGACGCACACAACGCACACATAtatacacatatttttttatacctGAGAGTGCAACTAGATCAGTAGTATTGAGACCCTGAGCAGCAAATGCAGATTTTAGACTAGTAAGATTGAAAGAAGGTCCTGGAAGGTTTTGATTTGCAAGAGTCCGATTTGCTGTTAAACTATCTCTTCTTCCAAGTGGTACTTTCCAATCAGGACCTTGAGCCTGCAAGTTGTATCACAAGCAAAAATTATTAGTCTACGCTAATATAAGGGTAACTTTCAAATCATTTATTTAACTTACATTTATGACAATgatgaatacttttttttttggtagaataatGATGAATAATTTGTATCAATACTTAGTAATTACTAGAAAAATTTGATTAAACTACTAGTAACACATGTTTTTTATCAAGTAAACTAGTGACTAGAAATCATCTCTTAAGGTGAATGAGTGGGGAATCCAGGGTTCAACCCTAACCTTTATATAcataatatgatatttttacCAACTGAACATTGCTCACGGGTACAacattgttcttattttattgattttttattttattttatctagtGTTCTTACTTCTTATTTTATTCTATGAACTAAACAAGTGCTGCAAGACAGATAATACCAATGAAGTTACACAAATAATTTTCCATCAAAAGAAAAGTCCAgcaaataattttgttttattaaaatgataatACTCTTTTTTTATGGGAAGGATTTTCAACTCAGAGTGCATTTTGAATTCactgtttatgtttttttaactaGAAAAATGTAAATGTCAACTACTCAATACATAGAGGATATGAAACATACCAAAACAGAGGAAATTTCAGCTGCAAGTGCAAGAATATCGGCACAAGAAACTATATTAGGACAAGCACTTTCCACTGCAGTTTTGATTCGATTCACAACGTCCAAACCTCTTATTGAGTTGTTATTTGGGAAAGCTCCTTGCTCGCTTACAATCGTAGAAGTGTCATTCAACAAGATTGAGGCATCACAACCctttcataaacataaacatagatATAAAATTTATGAGCTACAAATACATAAAATTAAGCAAGACTTTATGTAATGTTTTTAGCTTATTGAGAAATTGGTAGAAATTAATTACTCCAAATGTATAGGTGAAAACATGGAGGTGATtatgaaatatcaaattaattttttacatatttaaatgactcgttagtttataaaattatttgtgcGCATTTTGAAACTTCAATAAAATTACATGGTGTCGTCTTACATGATTTTGTAAAACTAACATTAACTAAAAAATGACCTTAATTAGAAAATCATTAAAAGTGATGAAGAAGTGCagttatataaaattaaaacacttACTTGAACAAAACAATCATGAAAGTGGAGTCTAATAAAACTCGCAAGAATACGTGGATCAGTCTTCGAAACGTTCCTCAGTACTTCGCGAACAATCGAATGAACATCCGGACAAGTGTTCTTGTAAAAGGAAGGATCAAGCTGTGCATCTGAGGAGAAGGGTAACCCTCCAAGAACAACCACAATACAGCATAGAGCTGTCAATGTAAGGTGAAGAGAAgagttcattttttttctttcaagtttTGAACTTTGAAATTAACTTGTGCTTACCACACATATGTGGATGACATCTATTTATACATAGCTAGAGAGAAATATTGGCATGTGAATGCATGGTCCCTGCATTTAATTTTGAGATTTAGttgtataaattaataatattgacatatatttttaaattaataatattcaatttttaaataacttaGAGAAAAATATGTGCAAGTCGCTATCAATCATGAGCTGATACGTtaatgaaaaagttaaaatatgactatacttgtttttctttttcttttttcattttgagtCTTGTATAGCTGTATATagtaaatttgaatatttttgaCATGTTTGAAAGGTATGTGTCACAATTAATTCAAAGTCATAATTTGATATTGCTTTTCTAAACcgagaaagagaagaaaatcAGTCTCAtattactaaattaaaatatacattCACCagttcaccaaaaaaaataatcattcaccAAAAATATGTAAATTAATTATAGTGAGACATGCAAGATTATGGTTTATCTAGAGATGtaaatttgtatttgtatgtAGAAACTCCATTCTCAAACactttattataataattttatttttttgtttttatatatatatatatatatatatatatatattatttatttgtattttca
Coding sequences within it:
- the LOC123898812 gene encoding peroxidase A2-like gives rise to the protein MNSSFHLTLTALCCVAFVLGGLPFSSDAQLDPSFYRDSCPKVHSIVREVIRNVSKTDPRILASFIRLHFHDCFVQGCDASILLNDTSTIVSEQGAVPNNNSIRGLDVVNRIKTAVESACPNTVSCADILALAAQISSILSDGPNWKVPLGRRDSLTANQTLANQNLPGPSFNLTQLKSAFVAQGLNTTDLVALSGAHTIGRGQCKFFVDRLYNFSNTGNPDPTLNTTYLQTLQSICPNNGPGTTLTNLDLTTPDTFDSAYYSNLKIGKGLFQSDQELSSTSGADTVAIVDSFNNNQTLFFENFKVSMVKMGNIGVLTGSQGEIRTQCNFVNGNSGLATKVTRDSSEDGGVSSY
- the LOC123898811 gene encoding peroxidase A2-like, with the protein product MNSSLHLTLTALCCIVVVLGGLPFSSDAQLDPSFYKNTCPDVHSIVREVLRNVSKTDPRILASFIRLHFHDCFVQGCDASILLNDTSTIVSEQGAFPNNNSIRGLDVVNRIKTAVESACPNIVSCADILALAAEISSVLAQGPDWKVPLGRRDSLTANRTLANQNLPGPSFNLTSLKSAFAAQGLNTTDLVALSGAHTIGRGQCKFFVDRLYNFSNTGNPDPTLNTTYLQTLKSICPNNGPGTTLTNLDLTTPDTFDSAYYSNLKIGKGLFQSDQELFSTSGADTIAIVNSFNNNQTLFFENFKASMIKMGNVGVLTGSQGEIRKQCNFINGNSGLATKVTRDYSSDDGGVSSY